A single Cyclopterus lumpus isolate fCycLum1 chromosome 1, fCycLum1.pri, whole genome shotgun sequence DNA region contains:
- the LOC117735737 gene encoding N-acetylaspartate synthetase-like: MCWWMMGLFLATVLYGRYFYSRHVIHRYLEHAMSNEMGDIEGFYMKSPDSCLWVAVLEDKVVGIVAAVVQQKPGGVVELQRMSVGRSWQRRGVGMVLGRKVVEFAVTHRYSSVVLGTTAYKPAAHLLYQRLGFPV; the protein is encoded by the exons ATGTGTTGGTGGATGATGGGACTCTTCCTGGCAACTGTATTGTATGGGCGCTACTTCTACAGCAGACACGTGATCCATCGTTACCTGGAGCACGCCATGAGCAATGAAATGGGAGACATCGAAGGGTTTTACATGAAATCCCCAg ACTCCTGTCTGTGGGTCGCAGTGCTGGAGGACAAAGTGGTGGGTATTGTAGCAGCAGTCGTCCAGCAGAAGCCAGGAGGTGTTGTTGAGTTGCAGCGGATGTCTGTTGGCCGGAGCTGGCAGCGGCGTGGAGTCGGCATGGTGCTGGGACGAAAGGTTGTGGAGTTTGCTGTCACTCATAGATATTCCTCTGTTGTCCTGGGAACCACAGCGTACAAGCCCGCGGCCCACCTGTTATACCAGCGCCTGGGCTTCCCGGTGTGA